A single window of Brachyhypopomus gauderio isolate BG-103 chromosome 21, BGAUD_0.2, whole genome shotgun sequence DNA harbors:
- the tmem269 gene encoding transmembrane protein 269 isoform X1 — translation MILLSPSSGFVQHTNKLVLRERAAQLKEFARKNAANALSVANMVVGMASILSSLNSHHYAACWLVLIGYLLDLADGAVARQLNACSALGAKLDDFADFTTFGIATSLLLRTSGILDSLLCVCYVLSVFVRLCFFSSGMPFMYRGLPCIYSSAILSCASLLTGGNMAMLRITAVAMILFMVSQTIYPHDRVLESQAWKKVVYAGGVVMVFYSSFPPACVYYLLWSISYILFPTTLWSCKV, via the exons GCTTCGTCCAGCACACCAACAAACTCGTCCTGAGGGAGCGGGCCGCCCAGCTCAAGGAGTTCGCTCGTAAAAATGCGGCCAACGCTCTGTCGGTTGCCAACATGGTGGTGGGGATGGCCTCCATCCTGAGTAGCCTCAACAG CCACCATTATGCGGCTTGCTGGCTGGTGCTGATTGGTTACTTGCTGGACTTGGCAGACGGTGCGGTTGCTAGGCAGCTGAACGCCTGCTCGGCTCTTG GCGCCAAGCTGGACGACTTTGCTGACTTCACAACGTTCGGAATAGCCACGTCGCTGCTCTTAAGGACCTCTGGCATCCTGGACAGCCTCCTCTGCGTGTGCTACGTGCTGTCGGTGTTCGTTCGCCTCTGCTTCTTCTCCAGCG GCATGCCCTTCATGTACCGCGGCCTGCCCTGCATCTACTCCTCAGCCATCCTGTCCTGTGCCTCCCTCCTGACCGGCGGGAACATGGCCATGCTACGCATCACTGCTGTGGCCATGATCCTGTTCATGGTGAGCCAGACCATCTACCCTCATGACCGGGTGCTGGAATCACAAGCCTGGAAGAAGGTAGTCTACGCTGGAG GTGTTGTGATGGTGTTCTACTCCTCGTTTCCTCCTGCCTGTGTGTACTATTTGCTTTGGTCCATCTCCTATATCTTGTTTCCAACAACCCTGTGGAGCTGCAAAGTCTAG
- the tmem269 gene encoding transmembrane protein 269 isoform X2: MGIAGFVQHTNKLVLRERAAQLKEFARKNAANALSVANMVVGMASILSSLNSHHYAACWLVLIGYLLDLADGAVARQLNACSALGAKLDDFADFTTFGIATSLLLRTSGILDSLLCVCYVLSVFVRLCFFSSGMPFMYRGLPCIYSSAILSCASLLTGGNMAMLRITAVAMILFMVSQTIYPHDRVLESQAWKKVVYAGGVVMVFYSSFPPACVYYLLWSISYILFPTTLWSCKV; the protein is encoded by the exons GCTTCGTCCAGCACACCAACAAACTCGTCCTGAGGGAGCGGGCCGCCCAGCTCAAGGAGTTCGCTCGTAAAAATGCGGCCAACGCTCTGTCGGTTGCCAACATGGTGGTGGGGATGGCCTCCATCCTGAGTAGCCTCAACAG CCACCATTATGCGGCTTGCTGGCTGGTGCTGATTGGTTACTTGCTGGACTTGGCAGACGGTGCGGTTGCTAGGCAGCTGAACGCCTGCTCGGCTCTTG GCGCCAAGCTGGACGACTTTGCTGACTTCACAACGTTCGGAATAGCCACGTCGCTGCTCTTAAGGACCTCTGGCATCCTGGACAGCCTCCTCTGCGTGTGCTACGTGCTGTCGGTGTTCGTTCGCCTCTGCTTCTTCTCCAGCG GCATGCCCTTCATGTACCGCGGCCTGCCCTGCATCTACTCCTCAGCCATCCTGTCCTGTGCCTCCCTCCTGACCGGCGGGAACATGGCCATGCTACGCATCACTGCTGTGGCCATGATCCTGTTCATGGTGAGCCAGACCATCTACCCTCATGACCGGGTGCTGGAATCACAAGCCTGGAAGAAGGTAGTCTACGCTGGAG GTGTTGTGATGGTGTTCTACTCCTCGTTTCCTCCTGCCTGTGTGTACTATTTGCTTTGGTCCATCTCCTATATCTTGTTTCCAACAACCCTGTGGAGCTGCAAAGTCTAG
- the tmem269 gene encoding transmembrane protein 269 isoform X3 has product MILLSPSSGFVQHTNKLVLRERAAQLKEFARKNAANALSVANMVVGMASILSSLNSHHYAACWLVLIGYLLDLADGAVARQLNACSALGAKLDDFADFTTFGIATSLLLRTSGILDSLLCVCYVLSVFVRLCFFSSAILSCASLLTGGNMAMLRITAVAMILFMVSQTIYPHDRVLESQAWKKVVYAGGVVMVFYSSFPPACVYYLLWSISYILFPTTLWSCKV; this is encoded by the exons GCTTCGTCCAGCACACCAACAAACTCGTCCTGAGGGAGCGGGCCGCCCAGCTCAAGGAGTTCGCTCGTAAAAATGCGGCCAACGCTCTGTCGGTTGCCAACATGGTGGTGGGGATGGCCTCCATCCTGAGTAGCCTCAACAG CCACCATTATGCGGCTTGCTGGCTGGTGCTGATTGGTTACTTGCTGGACTTGGCAGACGGTGCGGTTGCTAGGCAGCTGAACGCCTGCTCGGCTCTTG GCGCCAAGCTGGACGACTTTGCTGACTTCACAACGTTCGGAATAGCCACGTCGCTGCTCTTAAGGACCTCTGGCATCCTGGACAGCCTCCTCTGCGTGTGCTACGTGCTGTCGGTGTTCGTTCGCCTCTGCTTCTTCTCCAGCG CCATCCTGTCCTGTGCCTCCCTCCTGACCGGCGGGAACATGGCCATGCTACGCATCACTGCTGTGGCCATGATCCTGTTCATGGTGAGCCAGACCATCTACCCTCATGACCGGGTGCTGGAATCACAAGCCTGGAAGAAGGTAGTCTACGCTGGAG GTGTTGTGATGGTGTTCTACTCCTCGTTTCCTCCTGCCTGTGTGTACTATTTGCTTTGGTCCATCTCCTATATCTTGTTTCCAACAACCCTGTGGAGCTGCAAAGTCTAG
- the tmem269 gene encoding transmembrane protein 269 isoform X4 — MVVGMASILSSLNSHHYAACWLVLIGYLLDLADGAVARQLNACSALGAKLDDFADFTTFGIATSLLLRTSGILDSLLCVCYVLSVFVRLCFFSSGMPFMYRGLPCIYSSAILSCASLLTGGNMAMLRITAVAMILFMVSQTIYPHDRVLESQAWKKVVYAGGVVMVFYSSFPPACVYYLLWSISYILFPTTLWSCKV, encoded by the exons ATGGTGGTGGGGATGGCCTCCATCCTGAGTAGCCTCAACAG CCACCATTATGCGGCTTGCTGGCTGGTGCTGATTGGTTACTTGCTGGACTTGGCAGACGGTGCGGTTGCTAGGCAGCTGAACGCCTGCTCGGCTCTTG GCGCCAAGCTGGACGACTTTGCTGACTTCACAACGTTCGGAATAGCCACGTCGCTGCTCTTAAGGACCTCTGGCATCCTGGACAGCCTCCTCTGCGTGTGCTACGTGCTGTCGGTGTTCGTTCGCCTCTGCTTCTTCTCCAGCG GCATGCCCTTCATGTACCGCGGCCTGCCCTGCATCTACTCCTCAGCCATCCTGTCCTGTGCCTCCCTCCTGACCGGCGGGAACATGGCCATGCTACGCATCACTGCTGTGGCCATGATCCTGTTCATGGTGAGCCAGACCATCTACCCTCATGACCGGGTGCTGGAATCACAAGCCTGGAAGAAGGTAGTCTACGCTGGAG GTGTTGTGATGGTGTTCTACTCCTCGTTTCCTCCTGCCTGTGTGTACTATTTGCTTTGGTCCATCTCCTATATCTTGTTTCCAACAACCCTGTGGAGCTGCAAAGTCTAG